Proteins from one Candidatus Nomurabacteria bacterium genomic window:
- a CDS encoding winged helix-turn-helix transcriptional regulator produces MAEDAERTYQRPPWVTAKVMNEEELCPTCFKAVGVESRYKLICALGKIEDGATVTHLTDRLGLRQPTVTHHLQVLQSVDAVKVEQKGRERIYTLNRNAHCFEDCKIPY; encoded by the coding sequence ATGGCTGAAGATGCAGAACGAACGTACCAGCGACCACCTTGGGTGACCGCAAAAGTAATGAACGAGGAGGAACTCTGCCCCACCTGCTTCAAGGCAGTCGGAGTAGAAAGCCGCTACAAACTCATCTGTGCACTCGGAAAGATCGAAGACGGCGCAACAGTCACTCACCTCACCGATAGACTTGGCCTGCGCCAACCAACAGTCACACATCATCTGCAAGTACTACAGTCAGTTGATGCAGTAAAGGTGGAGCAAAAGGGCCGCGAGCGGATCTATACCCTGAACAGAAACGCACACTGCTTTGAGGACTGTAAGATACCGTATTAG
- a CDS encoding response regulator transcription factor, whose protein sequence is MEPRQVLIIEDDEALQALYAKIIGDADITVRTASTGTEGVSLALEHHPDVILVDVMLPDISGHDAVKKIRLDSWGKNATIIFLTNRTDAESVVNAVEEGSDEYIVKAHISNKELLNRVRAAMMA, encoded by the coding sequence ATGGAACCAAGACAAGTTCTCATCATTGAAGATGATGAAGCGTTGCAAGCACTATACGCAAAGATCATTGGTGACGCAGATATCACCGTACGCACTGCAAGCACCGGCACCGAAGGCGTCTCCCTTGCACTCGAACACCACCCAGATGTGATCCTGGTCGATGTCATGCTGCCTGATATTTCTGGACACGATGCAGTCAAAAAGATCCGACTTGATAGCTGGGGCAAGAACGCCACCATTATCTTTCTCACCAACCGCACTGACGCCGAAAGTGTCGTGAACGCGGTCGAAGAAGGTAGTGATGAATACATTGTGAAGGCGCACATCTCCAACAAAGAGCTTCTCAACCGCGTACGGGCTGCCATGATGGCCTAA
- a CDS encoding cation transporter, translating into MSHEHHHDHDHDHVHHHGLHGHHHHHGSRSGNVLFAGILNIGFTIIELIGGLLTNSVAILSDALHDLGDSISLFTAYFAEKQAERPADKKRTFGYARLSLFSAVFTAVVLLVGSVFILIEAVQRLFAPEEVMATGMIGVAIFGVLVNSLAYFRLSHGHSANEKMLSWHMLEDVLGWVAVLVAGIVIYFTDFYLVDPLLTIGYTVFILWNVLRNLREVVNLLMQGVPSNVPLEQVLERVTAVPEVQSVHDVHVWSLDGEHNIFTGHVVVTPAGMEQQSSVREAVANILREYHVGHATIEIEVAGQCSGDDCGVER; encoded by the coding sequence ATGTCTCACGAACATCATCATGACCATGATCACGATCATGTGCATCATCATGGATTGCATGGTCATCACCACCATCACGGATCGCGTAGTGGTAATGTCCTCTTTGCGGGTATTTTGAATATTGGCTTTACGATCATTGAGTTGATCGGTGGTTTGTTGACTAACAGTGTCGCGATCCTCTCTGATGCGCTCCATGATCTGGGTGACAGCATTTCGCTGTTCACGGCGTACTTTGCAGAGAAGCAGGCTGAGCGTCCGGCAGACAAGAAGCGTACGTTTGGATATGCTCGACTATCACTCTTTTCAGCTGTGTTTACCGCGGTGGTACTTCTCGTTGGTTCAGTCTTTATTCTGATTGAAGCAGTACAGCGGTTGTTTGCGCCGGAAGAAGTGATGGCGACAGGAATGATCGGGGTGGCGATTTTTGGAGTACTGGTTAACTCACTGGCGTATTTTAGGCTGAGTCATGGACACAGTGCAAATGAGAAGATGCTCTCGTGGCACATGCTCGAAGATGTGTTGGGTTGGGTGGCGGTACTAGTTGCCGGAATCGTTATTTACTTTACTGATTTTTATTTGGTTGATCCACTTCTGACAATTGGATACACGGTGTTTATTTTGTGGAATGTTTTGCGTAATCTGCGAGAAGTGGTGAATTTACTGATGCAAGGAGTACCGAGCAATGTGCCGCTTGAGCAAGTGCTGGAGCGTGTTACAGCTGTGCCTGAAGTGCAGTCGGTTCATGATGTGCATGTGTGGTCGCTTGATGGCGAGCATAATATCTTCACGGGGCATGTGGTGGTGACACCAGCGGGAATGGAGCAGCAAAGTAGTGTGCGTGAAGCGGTGGCGAATATTTTGCGAGAGTATCATGTTGGACACGCAACGATCGAGATCGAAGTGGCAGGGCAGTGTTCGGGGGATGATTGCGGGGTAGAGCGGTAA
- a CDS encoding DUF84 family protein, with amino-acid sequence MKKVIVGSNNPVKLEATERAFTAAFPGEQFSFFTHSAPSGVSDQPMGDDETKLGAENRAAACREAYPDADYFVGLEGGLILLDDEYWTSAWMCVQDTAGKISFGRTGAFLLPPRVSELIDQGEELGVATDIAFNETNSKHKGGAVGVLTNDVVNRADYYFQPLIFALIPFVKPELYP; translated from the coding sequence ATGAAAAAAGTCATTGTAGGTTCAAACAATCCTGTGAAGCTCGAAGCAACCGAGCGGGCATTTACCGCCGCTTTTCCGGGCGAGCAGTTTTCATTTTTTACCCATAGCGCACCATCGGGTGTCTCAGATCAGCCGATGGGTGATGATGAGACCAAGCTTGGAGCAGAGAATCGCGCTGCGGCTTGTCGGGAAGCGTACCCTGATGCTGATTATTTTGTTGGTCTCGAGGGCGGTCTTATTCTTCTCGACGATGAGTATTGGACCTCAGCGTGGATGTGCGTACAGGATACTGCTGGCAAGATTAGTTTTGGTCGCACTGGCGCCTTCTTGCTTCCGCCGCGAGTCAGTGAACTCATCGACCAGGGCGAAGAGCTTGGTGTGGCGACTGATATTGCGTTTAATGAAACCAATAGTAAGCACAAGGGTGGGGCAGTTGGGGTGTTGACCAATGATGTTGTCAACCGAGCTGACTACTACTTCCAGCCGCTTATCTTTGCGCTCATCCCATTCGTGAAGCCAGAGTTGTATCCGTAG
- a CDS encoding glycosyl hydrolase family 18 translates to MEGGASVVQTQTRKRLSIVRLAIVLAIIGGVGYGTTQSFAKWQEEVLNEDHLPWFAGYVDVTSLPTYDFEQRGGMESSDAVLSFIVSSHDDPCVPTWGGYYTLDEAAVSLDLDRRIARFQQRGGRIAVSFGGALNSELALKCLDEAALADAYRAVIERYSVNTIDLDLENEGLTDLEAAKRRAAAIAQLQQEYRAAEKDLAIWLTLPVAPQGLTTAGTDAVALMLAGGVDIAGVNVMTMDYGGSRDENDSMYEASRKALIETHRQLGILYEQSGTYQDGATVWQKLGATPMIGQNDVLGEVFTLEDAVSFNTFALEQGVGRMSIWSANRDIPCGENYVDVKVVSDRCSGVTASPYAFSLALGAGFDGDLMQNAKMLTVEDPRTNVHVEDDPETSPYQIWKETGTYLKGTKVVWHGNVYEAKWWTKNDLPDNPVLQAWETPWMLIGPVLATDRPVERPTLPAGTYPTWSGMRIYDAGDRVLFEGAAYYAKWWNQGQSPAAAASNPDNSPWVPLREEEIILILESLNR, encoded by the coding sequence ATGGAAGGAGGAGCTTCAGTAGTACAGACACAGACCCGAAAGCGATTGTCGATCGTGCGACTCGCTATTGTCTTGGCGATCATTGGTGGTGTTGGATATGGTACAACCCAGAGTTTTGCTAAGTGGCAGGAAGAAGTGCTAAATGAAGATCATCTTCCGTGGTTTGCGGGTTATGTTGATGTCACCTCACTGCCAACCTATGACTTTGAACAGCGCGGTGGTATGGAGTCTTCAGATGCGGTCTTGTCATTCATCGTGTCTTCCCATGATGATCCGTGTGTGCCGACTTGGGGAGGGTACTACACCTTAGATGAAGCAGCGGTTTCGCTTGATCTTGATCGACGTATTGCTCGTTTTCAGCAGCGCGGTGGTCGGATCGCTGTCTCGTTTGGAGGGGCGCTTAATTCCGAACTAGCCCTCAAATGTCTCGATGAAGCTGCACTAGCTGATGCATACCGTGCTGTGATCGAGCGGTACAGTGTGAATACGATCGATCTTGATCTTGAAAACGAGGGGTTGACCGATCTCGAGGCGGCAAAACGACGTGCTGCAGCGATCGCTCAGCTGCAGCAAGAGTATCGGGCTGCTGAAAAGGACTTGGCGATCTGGCTGACCCTGCCGGTTGCGCCACAAGGTTTGACCACTGCTGGTACTGACGCGGTGGCACTCATGCTCGCAGGTGGAGTAGATATTGCTGGAGTGAACGTAATGACGATGGACTATGGTGGTAGTCGAGACGAGAATGATTCAATGTATGAAGCGTCTCGCAAGGCACTCATTGAAACTCACCGCCAGCTCGGTATTTTGTATGAACAATCCGGGACGTATCAAGATGGTGCAACGGTCTGGCAGAAGCTCGGAGCGACTCCGATGATCGGTCAGAATGATGTGCTCGGTGAGGTCTTCACTCTCGAAGATGCTGTTTCTTTTAATACGTTTGCGCTTGAGCAGGGGGTTGGCCGCATGTCGATATGGTCTGCCAATCGTGACATTCCGTGTGGAGAGAACTATGTTGATGTGAAAGTGGTGTCTGATCGTTGTAGTGGCGTGACGGCGTCACCGTATGCGTTTTCACTTGCTCTTGGCGCTGGCTTCGACGGTGACCTGATGCAGAATGCAAAGATGCTGACGGTCGAAGATCCGCGCACCAATGTGCATGTGGAAGATGATCCAGAAACGAGTCCGTATCAGATCTGGAAAGAGACCGGAACCTATCTCAAGGGGACAAAGGTGGTGTGGCACGGCAATGTGTATGAAGCAAAGTGGTGGACCAAGAATGATCTACCAGATAACCCAGTGCTACAGGCCTGGGAGACACCATGGATGCTGATCGGTCCAGTTCTAGCGACTGATCGTCCGGTAGAGCGACCGACCCTTCCAGCTGGAACGTATCCGACCTGGTCTGGTATGCGCATTTATGATGCGGGTGACCGAGTGCTCTTTGAAGGTGCTGCCTACTACGCTAAGTGGTGGAATCAGGGACAGAGTCCAGCAGCAGCTGCCTCAAACCCTGACAACTCACCGTGGGTTCCACTTCGAGAGGAAGAGATCATCTTAATTCTTGAAAGTTTGAATCGATAG
- a CDS encoding glycosyltransferase has protein sequence MFRSKKKSKGKSLERCSFKRQWGSEKNVVPLSYMHDKPTNFVIAYSRIAIVLTIVFWLMYITDVIIRQLIDGPQDYQFTAEVVGYSTIVTFLTLSALIYLITRQGALQSFKKHMRAPQRVLDEHFATHRSSITVLVPSYSEEVQVIRKTLLSAALQEHPDLNVVLLLDDEPFRVRPEHKERIEQTLQLGAEIEALLSEPLAAAMALRTELEKTNFKGDKKAIERIVAQYEWTADWLEHTAKIEVIEDHVDMFFADQVLCELAGELRAAGREQLALRDGGVQFTKSRVEQLCNRLVWIFQAKVSLFERKRYISLSHERNKAMNLNAYIGLMGGMYHKEQTAEGTILMKTNKADEADLVIRDTDFILTLDADSVLLRGYCARLVHFLEQPNNADVAVVQTPYSSFRGAPSRLERLSGATTDIQHIIHQGMSHYGATFWVGANAVIRKRALEDIVETEFVGGFEVKRYVQDHTVIEDTESSIDMALHDWRLVNYPERLSYSATPPDFGSLVVQRLRWANGGLLIFPKLLKLRHKRKHEGRPMSKLEFLIRTNYMVSIAWSSAGLVFLLAYPYDGRLLSPLVLLAAAPYFIAMSMDLKYCRYNYTDIFRIYGFNLILLPVNIAGTLKSLQQAITTKKIPFARTPKVKNRTATNWLYLIAPLAIVIFSLFTLWRNIEGQNWGNAAFAGFNAFAAMWAIVAYIGVKNMIVDLWLALVDVLYVEVPVTPTKKRSWNWPRFGMKRGLVSEGN, from the coding sequence ATGTTTCGCAGTAAGAAAAAGAGTAAAGGAAAGAGCCTTGAACGGTGTTCGTTTAAGCGTCAGTGGGGTTCGGAGAAGAACGTGGTGCCACTTTCATATATGCACGACAAGCCGACGAATTTTGTGATTGCGTACAGCCGCATTGCCATTGTGCTGACGATCGTGTTTTGGCTTATGTACATTACCGATGTGATCATCCGTCAGCTCATTGATGGCCCGCAGGATTACCAGTTCACGGCCGAAGTGGTGGGTTATTCGACGATCGTGACCTTTCTTACATTGTCCGCACTTATCTATCTCATCACCCGACAAGGTGCGCTCCAGAGTTTTAAAAAACATATGCGTGCACCACAGCGCGTACTGGACGAACACTTTGCGACGCATCGTTCATCGATCACTGTGCTTGTGCCTTCGTATAGTGAAGAGGTGCAGGTGATCAGAAAGACCTTGCTTTCAGCGGCACTCCAGGAACATCCAGATCTCAATGTCGTACTACTGCTTGACGATGAGCCGTTTCGTGTACGACCAGAGCACAAAGAGCGCATCGAGCAGACATTGCAGCTTGGTGCTGAGATCGAAGCGCTCTTGTCTGAACCGCTCGCTGCTGCAATGGCACTTCGAACTGAGTTAGAGAAGACGAATTTCAAAGGAGACAAGAAAGCCATCGAGCGCATTGTGGCGCAGTATGAATGGACCGCAGATTGGTTAGAGCATACAGCTAAGATCGAAGTGATCGAAGATCATGTAGACATGTTCTTTGCGGACCAGGTCTTGTGTGAACTTGCTGGGGAGCTTCGCGCTGCCGGGCGAGAACAGCTGGCGTTGCGTGATGGTGGTGTGCAGTTTACGAAGAGTCGTGTAGAGCAATTGTGTAACCGACTCGTCTGGATCTTCCAGGCCAAGGTGAGTCTCTTTGAGCGTAAGCGATACATCTCACTCTCACACGAGCGAAACAAGGCGATGAACCTCAATGCGTATATTGGTCTCATGGGCGGTATGTACCACAAAGAACAGACCGCAGAAGGAACGATCCTGATGAAGACCAATAAAGCAGACGAAGCCGATCTCGTGATCAGGGATACTGATTTCATTTTGACATTGGATGCTGACTCGGTATTGCTTCGTGGATACTGTGCTCGGTTGGTACATTTCCTTGAACAGCCAAACAATGCCGATGTAGCAGTGGTACAGACTCCATACTCATCGTTCCGAGGTGCACCATCTCGCCTTGAGCGACTGTCGGGCGCGACCACTGATATCCAACACATCATTCATCAGGGGATGAGTCACTACGGGGCAACCTTTTGGGTGGGCGCTAATGCAGTGATCCGCAAGCGAGCGCTTGAGGATATTGTTGAGACAGAATTTGTCGGTGGGTTTGAAGTGAAGCGCTATGTCCAAGACCACACCGTGATCGAAGATACTGAGTCGAGTATTGACATGGCACTCCATGACTGGCGGCTGGTTAATTATCCGGAGCGTCTGAGTTATAGCGCGACGCCGCCCGACTTCGGCTCTTTGGTGGTACAGCGATTGCGGTGGGCAAATGGTGGGTTACTTATCTTTCCGAAACTTTTAAAGCTGCGTCATAAGCGTAAGCACGAAGGTCGGCCGATGTCGAAGCTTGAGTTCTTGATCCGCACCAACTACATGGTATCGATCGCTTGGTCGAGCGCTGGTCTCGTTTTTCTTTTGGCGTACCCATACGATGGACGACTGTTGAGTCCGTTAGTGTTGTTGGCTGCTGCACCGTACTTCATTGCAATGTCGATGGATCTCAAGTACTGTCGCTATAATTACACTGACATCTTCCGTATCTACGGTTTCAATCTCATTCTGCTTCCGGTCAACATCGCAGGTACACTGAAGTCGTTGCAGCAAGCGATCACTACCAAAAAGATCCCATTTGCCCGTACACCAAAAGTGAAGAATCGCACTGCGACCAATTGGCTCTATCTCATTGCACCATTGGCGATCGTCATCTTTTCACTCTTTACCTTGTGGCGTAACATTGAGGGGCAGAACTGGGGCAATGCTGCGTTCGCTGGTTTCAATGCGTTTGCGGCTATGTGGGCGATCGTTGCGTATATTGGGGTCAAGAATATGATCGTCGATCTTTGGTTGGCACTAGTTGATGTACTATATGTCGAAGTGCCGGTAACACCGACCAAGAAGCGTTCTTGGAATTGGCCTCGATTTGGCATGAAGCGAGGGTTAGTAAGCGAGGGTAATTAA
- a CDS encoding redoxin family protein, which translates to MTLLLISFIAGALTVLAPCILPLLPVVIGGSATDHGNRWKPYIITASLALSVIVFTLLLKATTLVIDIPPAFWKWFSGGILLVLGIVLIFPSLWEGLKFNAILNSRSQVLLNKGSKQNSVWGDVIMGAALGPVFSTCSPTYFVILATVLPSSFALGMVYLFSYTLGLALVLVLIALLGQKLVGRLSGAADPRGWVKRGMGVLIALVGFAIISGLDKQLETAILDSGFFDVTKIEQRLLEKTDMPDDMGPVGALKDSADAPTGPQAPELAGISAYLNTSNEPITLEQFQGEKIVLVDFWTYSCINCRRTLPYLNTWYERYHDQGLEIVGVHTPEFAFEQQTSNVEQAIADFGIKYPVVLDNDYSTWRAFGNKFWPRKYLINEKGQIIYDHIGEGAYDETEAEIQAALAQLGKTSAQTVGGVVGVTAVDFASVGSPEVYFGSKRNEYLGNGTKHEGGVQTLSLPTTFSADQLYLDGTWNITSEYAETRSAGELVYTFTAKNVYMVLGSGLENVAEVYLDGQPISLDQAGADVAEEKLMVSEERMYHIYTSDEYGTHELRLKVEPGFRAYTFTFG; encoded by the coding sequence ATGACGTTACTACTTATCTCATTTATCGCTGGCGCACTCACTGTCTTGGCGCCTTGCATTTTACCGCTTTTGCCGGTTGTGATCGGTGGCTCAGCGACCGATCACGGTAATCGGTGGAAGCCGTACATTATCACCGCTTCACTGGCGTTGTCGGTGATCGTCTTTACTTTGCTACTTAAGGCGACGACGCTCGTGATCGACATTCCACCTGCATTCTGGAAATGGTTTTCTGGCGGTATTTTGTTGGTGCTTGGAATTGTGTTGATCTTTCCCTCGCTGTGGGAAGGTCTTAAATTCAACGCCATTCTCAACAGTCGATCACAAGTGCTGTTGAACAAAGGTAGTAAGCAAAATAGTGTGTGGGGTGATGTCATTATGGGAGCGGCGCTTGGACCGGTGTTCTCAACCTGCTCTCCTACATACTTTGTGATCTTGGCGACTGTACTGCCGTCGTCGTTTGCACTCGGGATGGTGTACTTGTTCTCGTACACACTAGGCTTGGCGCTGGTGCTGGTCTTGATCGCGCTCCTTGGGCAGAAGTTGGTTGGTCGTCTCTCTGGCGCAGCTGATCCGCGCGGTTGGGTAAAGCGCGGGATGGGTGTACTGATCGCGTTGGTTGGCTTTGCGATCATCTCTGGTCTCGATAAACAGCTGGAGACAGCGATCTTGGATTCAGGTTTCTTTGATGTGACCAAGATCGAGCAACGATTGCTCGAGAAAACCGACATGCCTGACGATATGGGCCCGGTCGGTGCGCTGAAAGATAGCGCGGATGCACCGACCGGGCCACAGGCCCCAGAGCTTGCTGGCATCAGTGCGTATCTAAATACCAGTAATGAACCAATTACTCTAGAGCAATTTCAAGGCGAAAAGATCGTACTGGTAGATTTTTGGACGTACAGCTGTATCAACTGTCGTCGCACGCTGCCATACTTGAATACTTGGTATGAACGGTATCACGATCAGGGTTTGGAGATCGTTGGGGTGCATACACCGGAGTTTGCATTTGAACAACAGACCAGCAACGTAGAGCAAGCAATCGCTGATTTTGGGATCAAGTACCCCGTGGTGCTTGATAATGACTACTCGACCTGGCGGGCGTTTGGGAATAAGTTTTGGCCGCGAAAATACTTGATCAACGAGAAGGGACAGATCATCTACGACCACATTGGTGAGGGTGCTTACGACGAGACTGAAGCAGAAATTCAAGCTGCTCTGGCCCAGCTCGGTAAAACTTCAGCACAGACAGTGGGTGGCGTGGTCGGTGTCACAGCTGTCGATTTTGCGTCGGTTGGCAGTCCTGAGGTGTACTTTGGTTCTAAGCGCAATGAGTATCTCGGAAATGGTACGAAACACGAGGGCGGTGTGCAGACACTTTCGTTACCTACCACCTTTTCCGCTGACCAGTTGTATCTTGATGGTACCTGGAACATTACTTCGGAGTATGCCGAGACACGAAGTGCTGGGGAATTGGTATACACCTTTACCGCGAAAAATGTCTACATGGTCCTTGGGTCTGGTTTGGAGAATGTTGCTGAAGTGTACCTTGATGGCCAACCGATCTCACTCGATCAAGCTGGAGCTGATGTGGCAGAGGAGAAGTTGATGGTGTCAGAGGAACGCATGTATCACATTTACACTAGTGATGAGTATGGCACGCATGAGTTGAGATTGAAGGTAGAGCCTGGATTTAGAGCGTATACATTCACCTTTGGATAG
- a CDS encoding thioredoxin family protein gives MENNQNNKTMLIIVAVLVVAGIGGWWLLQDTDESMEATMSESAMMEESEEAEGAMMMQEEPGVPDGVMMEESGAMMEEAGVMMEGADAMMEADSNVLHGTYEAYTADKLALANSGDVVLFFHASWCPTCRAADASIRSTGVPDGLAILKLDFDTQTELKKKYGVTVQHTFVQVDANGNLLKKWTGSASAAAVASQTI, from the coding sequence ATGGAAAACAATCAAAACAATAAAACAATGTTGATCATCGTGGCGGTGCTGGTCGTGGCGGGTATTGGCGGTTGGTGGTTGCTTCAGGACACTGATGAAAGTATGGAAGCTACTATGAGCGAGAGCGCGATGATGGAAGAGAGTGAAGAGGCGGAAGGAGCAATGATGATGCAAGAAGAACCCGGTGTACCAGACGGTGTCATGATGGAGGAATCTGGTGCGATGATGGAAGAGGCAGGAGTAATGATGGAGGGTGCTGATGCGATGATGGAAGCGGACAGCAACGTTTTGCATGGTACGTATGAGGCGTACACGGCAGATAAACTCGCGCTCGCAAACAGCGGTGATGTAGTGCTATTCTTCCATGCTTCGTGGTGCCCGACCTGTCGTGCAGCAGATGCGAGTATCAGGTCAACGGGTGTTCCTGATGGGTTGGCGATCCTCAAGCTTGATTTTGATACACAGACTGAACTCAAGAAGAAATACGGTGTGACGGTGCAGCATACGTTTGTTCAAGTTGATGCTAATGGCAATCTGCTGAAGAAGTGGACCGGTAGCGCCAGCGCTGCAGCAGTGGCGAGTCAGACCATTTAG
- the msrA gene encoding peptide-methionine (S)-S-oxide reductase MsrA — MSPTTEVTAVGTTPAATASVAVDSGQRETVVLAGGCFWCTEAFFQEEPGVVDAVNGYAGGTADTADYKTVSRGKTGHREAVQVTFDPVRISFKEILDVYWGHIDPTDDGGQFADRGSQYRTAIFYSNDTERQIAEDSKQRLGTSGLFDKPIVTEILPFTTFFKAEEYHQDYYKKAADHYQRYKRASGRAGFVEETWAKDAALYFLSEEGMDVTDSLETSSTDTTVWTPQTYTAEEIVVLQKALDASAYHIVAENGTEPAFKNAYWDNHEAGIYVDVVTGDPLFSSTNKYDSGTGWPSFYQTITGAPVSELPDTTYGLVRTEVRSGGGHLGHIFNDGPTEHGGKRYCINSGALRFVSQTEMTREGYQDYLYLFTE; from the coding sequence ATGAGTCCAACGACCGAAGTGACTGCGGTAGGGACGACTCCAGCAGCAACAGCGTCAGTAGCTGTCGATTCTGGGCAGCGTGAGACGGTGGTCTTGGCTGGTGGATGCTTCTGGTGTACTGAAGCCTTCTTCCAGGAAGAACCGGGGGTGGTAGACGCGGTGAATGGGTACGCGGGAGGTACAGCAGACACTGCAGACTACAAGACGGTCTCGCGGGGTAAGACTGGTCACCGAGAAGCGGTGCAAGTGACATTTGATCCGGTTCGTATTTCGTTCAAAGAGATCTTGGATGTGTATTGGGGCCACATCGACCCGACCGACGATGGTGGTCAGTTCGCAGATCGCGGTTCACAGTATCGTACTGCCATCTTTTACAGTAATGACACTGAGCGGCAGATCGCTGAGGATTCTAAGCAGCGTCTTGGTACTAGTGGTCTATTTGATAAACCGATCGTCACTGAGATCCTTCCTTTTACGACTTTCTTTAAAGCAGAAGAGTATCATCAGGATTATTACAAAAAGGCCGCTGATCATTATCAACGATATAAGAGAGCTTCGGGTCGTGCTGGCTTTGTGGAAGAGACATGGGCTAAGGATGCGGCGCTGTACTTTTTGAGTGAGGAGGGGATGGATGTGACTGACTCCCTAGAAACAAGTAGTACAGATACAACTGTGTGGACGCCTCAGACCTACACTGCGGAAGAGATCGTTGTTTTGCAAAAAGCCCTCGATGCTAGCGCCTATCATATTGTTGCTGAAAATGGCACTGAACCGGCATTTAAGAATGCGTACTGGGACAATCATGAGGCGGGCATTTATGTCGATGTGGTGACGGGTGATCCGCTGTTTTCCTCAACCAACAAATATGATTCCGGAACTGGCTGGCCGAGCTTCTATCAGACCATCACGGGTGCGCCGGTCTCAGAATTGCCGGATACAACTTATGGATTAGTACGGACCGAGGTTCGGAGTGGGGGAGGTCACCTCGGACATATTTTCAACGATGGTCCGACAGAACATGGTGGGAAGCGTTATTGCATCAATTCCGGCGCGCTACGTTTTGTGTCGCAGACTGAAATGACGAGGGAGGGTTATCAAGACTATCTCTACTTATTTACTGAGTAG
- a CDS encoding nucleoside triphosphate pyrophosphohydrolase, with protein MTTYHKLVRDRIPEILDKKGVRYAQYIADDAEYRAELIKKLLEEAEEFVSSDGAIEELADVLEVIDALRTLPEYTGVEEAQIKKRTERGGFSKRYILKGEKP; from the coding sequence ATGACCACCTACCACAAATTGGTCCGTGATCGCATCCCGGAAATACTCGATAAAAAGGGTGTTCGCTATGCGCAGTACATTGCCGACGACGCTGAGTATCGCGCCGAACTCATCAAAAAACTCCTTGAAGAGGCCGAGGAATTTGTAAGCAGCGACGGCGCTATCGAGGAGCTGGCCGACGTGCTTGAGGTCATTGACGCCCTCCGCACACTCCCTGAATACACAGGCGTCGAAGAGGCACAAATAAAAAAGCGCACCGAACGTGGTGGCTTTAGTAAGCGATACATTTTGAAAGGAGAGAAACCTTAG
- a CDS encoding EamA family transporter: protein MTWAAYALLSAFFASLVAIFGKIGIEGVNSNLAVAIRTVIIVVMAWGIVLFQGNAREIFEISRYTMTFLVLSALATGASWLFYYKALQLGEVARVAPIDKLSIALTIILAFVFLGEKPTVGNVVGGLLVTAGILSTIYLDQFLAR from the coding sequence ATGACTTGGGCAGCATACGCACTTCTATCGGCTTTCTTTGCGTCACTCGTGGCGATCTTTGGAAAGATCGGTATTGAAGGAGTAAATAGCAATTTAGCGGTAGCGATTCGTACGGTGATCATTGTGGTTATGGCGTGGGGAATTGTGCTCTTCCAGGGGAACGCACGTGAGATCTTTGAGATATCACGCTACACCATGACCTTCTTGGTGCTCTCGGCGCTGGCGACCGGTGCGTCATGGCTCTTCTACTACAAAGCATTGCAGCTCGGCGAAGTGGCACGCGTAGCACCGATCGATAAGCTTAGTATCGCTCTCACGATCATCTTGGCGTTTGTCTTCCTTGGTGAAAAGCCAACAGTAGGGAATGTGGTTGGTGGTCTCTTGGTGACGGCTGGTATTCTCTCTACGATCTATCTTGATCAGTTTCTCGCTCGCTAA